GTCAACGGTTTCCACCCGATAGGCCACAGGGTCTGCCGCATCGTGGGGCAGGGCGAAGGGGAGCACGCGCCAGCCGTGCCAGTCCGCGGCCTTGCCTGCTTCCAGTTCGATCCAGCGATGACTCGGAATCTGGACACCCTGGGCCTTCTCGGCGGCTTTCCGGGTCTCCGAGGTGGCAAGGATCGCCCAGTCGGTGCGGCGCAGGATGACCGCCAGGGCGCCGATATGATCGGAATGTTCATGGGTCAGAGCCAGCGCCTGAACCGCGTCGGCATTGCGTCCCAGCCCTTCCAGCCGCTGTCGGATCTGGCGCAGGGAAATGCCTGCATCGATGAGGAGCGTACGCTCGCCATCGGACAGGGCATGGCAGTTCCCCTTGGAACCCGAGGCAAGCGCTGCATAGTGCATGGTTCAGGATAACGCCTAGACTGTCGGTCATGAGCCCGACACTGCGCCCCTCAACCCCAGCGGATCTGGAAACCCACGTGGCCCACCGCGTAGCCATGTTCCGGGATATGGACATGGGTGCCGAGGAAGGTTTGAAACGCATGGCGGAAGCCTTCCGGCATCAGTTGCGAGGCTGGCTGGTGACCGGTCAGTGCCGGGGCCTGGTGCTGGAAGACGCCGGTCGCGTGGTGGCCAGTGTGCTCTTGCTGCTGAAGGAGTCTGTGCCGACGCCGGTGACGCCGCTGTCCGTGAGGGGTTATCTGTTCAACGTCTACACAGAGCCCTCGCACCGGCGCCAGGGCTTGGCGGCGCGGCTCACGGACGCGGCGCTGGATCTGGCCCGGGAGCTGGGTATCGAGATCATGGAATTGCACGCCAGCCTGGAGGCGGAAGGCCTTTACCAGCGCATGGGCTTCGTGCCCACCAGCGAGATGCGGCTGGTGATGGGCTCCGGCATCAAGACGCCGAAGCAGTGGAAGCATCGGCGCTGACGGGTTCCTCGGCTGTCGAGCCCTTCCATCGCCACAGGCCCAGGATGGCCAGGCCGCAAACCAGAGTGCAGATGGCGCTGGCCTCCAGGCCGAAGGCGCCGCCCGTAAGCCATTCGGGCTTGCCGTGGAAGACCGGCGTCCAGATGCCCTTGATGTCCGTGGTGCCGCTGACGCCGAAGCCGAGCAGGCTGCCCTGGGCCCAGTTCCAGCCCAGGTGTACTCCAATGGGCAGGGCCAGGCTGCGGGTGCGCAGGTAGCAGAAGCCCAGCAGGATGGCCGCGAGGCCGATGTTCACCGTGGCCCAGATCTTGGTGGCACCGTGCATGCCCGGGTTGCCCCAGTGCATGAGGGCGAAGAGGGCCGCGAAGACCAGCTGGCCCACCCAGGGGCCCGCGCCCTCCACCAGGCGCTGAAAGGGGTAGCCCCGGGACATGAGTTCCTCGTTGAAGCCCACGCCCAAGAACATCAGCGCGGCCATGAGCACCTGCCTGGGACCCACGGCCACGGCGCGTTCCCAGTGGAAGCCGTCCAGGCCCTTCACCAGCAGCGCCGTGAGCAGGATCAGCAGGATACCCGTGGCGGTGCCCGCGGCCAGTTCACCCAGCCACCGCGAACCCAGGTGAAAACCCAGATCGCGGAAGGAG
This sequence is a window from Geothrix sp. PMB-07. Protein-coding genes within it:
- a CDS encoding MBL fold metallo-hydrolase, whose product is MHYAALASGSKGNCHALSDGERTLLIDAGISLRQIRQRLEGLGRNADAVQALALTHEHSDHIGALAVILRRTDWAILATSETRKAAEKAQGVQIPSHRWIELEAGKAADWHGWRVLPFALPHDAADPVAYRVETVDCACAVVTDLGHPTALVADHLQELDLLVLEANHDVDMLREGDYPPHLKARILSRVGHLSNASMAELLAKVCSPRLRQVVLAHLSESNNHPDLARFAAEEVLRGTATALHLAHQREPLALITAPA
- a CDS encoding GNAT family N-acetyltransferase; its protein translation is MAHRVAMFRDMDMGAEEGLKRMAEAFRHQLRGWLVTGQCRGLVLEDAGRVVASVLLLLKESVPTPVTPLSVRGYLFNVYTEPSHRRQGLAARLTDAALDLARELGIEIMELHASLEAEGLYQRMGFVPTSEMRLVMGSGIKTPKQWKHRR
- a CDS encoding CPBP family intramembrane glutamic endopeptidase — its product is MPHWLTACFLDEQGRVRSGWKVVGFITLTMAIGILASLIAGLLHVPRWAGLGVWVSAGIGALASLVCVKLERRSFRDLGFHLGSRWLGELAAGTATGILLILLTALLVKGLDGFHWERAVAVGPRQVLMAALMFLGVGFNEELMSRGYPFQRLVEGAGPWVGQLVFAALFALMHWGNPGMHGATKIWATVNIGLAAILLGFCYLRTRSLALPIGVHLGWNWAQGSLLGFGVSGTTDIKGIWTPVFHGKPEWLTGGAFGLEASAICTLVCGLAILGLWRWKGSTAEEPVSADASTASAS